Proteins from a single region of Hordeum vulgare subsp. vulgare chromosome 6H, MorexV3_pseudomolecules_assembly, whole genome shotgun sequence:
- the LOC123403830 gene encoding probable xyloglucan endotransglucosylase/hydrolase protein 30, with product MEMTARFLAAAAACVWLAAAASAFDVPTVAFEEGFSPLFGDGNLVRARDDRAARLLLDRRSGSGFISSDYYLHGFFSASIKLPRDYTAGVVVAFYLSNGDVYEKTHDELDFEFLGSRWGGQWRVQTNVYGNGSTSRGREERYLLPFDPTLAAHRYSILWAPTHIIFYVDDTAIREVVRHPGMGGDFPAKPMAAYATIWDGSAWATEGGKYKVNYKYAPFASDFSDLSLRGCRVADPASPALRLAGGDGCDLLGLMTADYAVMTPQKRAAMRAFRARRMTYTVCYDAARYAAGPFPECDNSDEERGTFWAWGESKTVVMKTRGRGRRGRGSRAGAGARGRAGAASS from the exons ATGGAGATGACGGCGAGGTTCTTGGCCGCGGCGGCGGCGTGcgtgtggctggcggcggcggcctccGCCTTCGACGTGCCGACCGTGGCCTTCGAGGAAGGGTTCTCGCCGCTGTTCGGGGACGGCAACCTCGTGCGCGCGCGGGATGATAGGGCCGCCCGCCTCTTGCTCGATCGCCGCTCCG GTTCGGGGTTCATCTCCTCGGATTACTACCTGCACGGCTTCTTCAGCGCGTCCATCAAGCTGCCCCGGGACTACACGGCcggcgtcgtcgtcgccttcTAC CTGTCGAACGGGGACGTGTACGAGAAGACGCACGACGAGCTGGACTTCGAGTTCCTGGGCAGCCGGTGGGGCGGGCAGTGGCGGGTGCAGACCAACGTCTACGGCAACGGCAGCACCAGCCGCGGCCGGGAGGAGCGCTACCTCCTCCCCTTCGACCCCACCCTCGCCGCCCACCGCTACTCCATCCTCTGGGCCCCCACCCACATCAT ATTCTACGTGGACGACACGGCGATCCGGGAGGTGGTGCGGCACCCCGGCATGGGCGGCGACTTCCCGGCGAAGCCCATGGCGGCGTACGCCACCATCTGGGACGGCTCCGCCTGGGCCACGGAGGGCGGCAAGTACAAGGTGAACTACAAGTACGCGCCCTTCGCCTCCGACTTCTCCGACCTGTCCCTCCGCGGCTGCCGCGTCGCCGACCCGGCGTCGCCGGCGCTGCGCCTCGCCGGCGGCGACGGGTGCGACCTCCTGGGGCTCATGACGGCCGACTACGCGGTCATGACCCCGCAGAAGCGCGCCGCCATGCGCGCGTTCCGGGCGCGCCGGATGACCTACACGGTGTGCTACGACGCGGCGCGGTACGCGGCCGGCCCCTTCCCGGAGTGCGACAACTCGGACGAGGAGAGGGGCACGTTCTGGGCGTGGGGCGAGTCCAAGACCGTCGTCATGAAGACGCGCGGCCGCGGCCGCCGCGGCCGGGGCAGCAGGGCCGGCGCCGGAGCGAGGGGCCGCGCCGGCGCGGCGAGCAGCTGA